In Manis pentadactyla isolate mManPen7 chromosome 11, mManPen7.hap1, whole genome shotgun sequence, one DNA window encodes the following:
- the RAD51 gene encoding DNA repair protein RAD51 homolog 1: MAMQMQLEANADTSVEEESLGPQPISRLEQCGINANDVKKLEEAGFHTVEAVAYAPKKELINIKGISEAKADKILTEAAKLVPMGFTTATEFHQRRSEIIQITTGSKELDKLLQGGIETGSITEMFGEFRTGKTQICHTLAVTCQLPIDRGGGEGKAMYIDTEGTFRPERLLAVAERYGLSGSDVLDNVAYARGFNTDHQTQLLYQASAMMVESRYALLIVDSATALYRTDYSGRGELSARQMHLARFLRMLLRLADEFGVAVVITNQVVAQVDGAAMFAADPKKPIGGNIIAHASTTRLYLRKGRGETRICKIYDSPCLPEAEAMFAINADGVGDAKD, from the exons ATGGCTATGCAAATGCAACTTGAAGCAAATGCAGATACTTCAGTGGAAGAAGAGAGCCTTGGCCCTCAACCTATTTCACGATTAGAG CAATGTGGCATAAATGCCAATGATGTGAAGAAATTAGAAGAAGCTGGCTTCCATACTGTGGAGGCTGTTGCCTATGCACCAAAGAAGGAGCTAATAAATATTAAGGGGATTAGTGAAGCCAAAGCTGATAAAATTCTG ACTGAGGCAGCTAAATTAGTTCCGATGGGATTCACCACTGCAACTGAGTTCCACCAAAGGCGATCAGAGATCATACAGATTACTACTGGCTCCAAAGAGCTTGACAAACTACTTCAAG GAGGAATTGAGACTGGATCCATCACAGAGATGTTTGGAGAATTCCGAACTGGGAAGACCCAGATCTGTCATACATTGGCTGTAACATGCCAG CTTCCCATTGACCGAGGTGGAGGCGAAGGAAAGGCCATGTACATTGACACTGAGGGTACCTTTAGGCCAGAACGACTACTAGCAGTGGCTGAGAG ATATGGCCTCTCTGGCAGTGATGTCCTGGATAATGTAGCATATGCTCGAGGATTCAACACAGATCACCAGACCCAGCTCCTTTACCAAGCATCAGCCATGATGGTGGAGTCTAG GTATGCTCTGCTAATTGTAGACAGTGCCACTGCCCTTTACAGAACGGACTATTCAGGTCGAGGTGAGCTTTCAGCCAGGCAGATGCATTTGGCCAGGTTTCTGCGGATGCTTCTGCGACTTGCTGATGAG TTTGGTGTAGCAGTGGTAATCACCAACCAGGTGGTAGCCCAAGTGGATGGAGCAGCCATGTTTGCTGCAGATCCTAAAAAACCTATTGGAGGAAATATTATTgctcatgcctcaacaaccag ACTCTACCtgaggaaaggaagaggagaaactAGAATCTGCAAAATCTACGACTCTCCCTGTCTTCCTGAAGCTGAAGCTATGTTTGCCATCAATGCGGATGGAGTAGGAGATGCCAAAGACTGA